The proteins below come from a single Rosa rugosa chromosome 2, drRosRugo1.1, whole genome shotgun sequence genomic window:
- the LOC133729536 gene encoding WUSCHEL-related homeobox 9, with the protein MASSNRHWPSMFKSKPTHHQWQHDVINPSIVPNGSCHRPPYTTTTATTSSGIEDQRTPEPKPRWNPRPEQIRILEAIFNSGMVNPPRDEIRKIRAQLQEYGQVGDANVFYWFQNRKSRSKHKLRLQHINSKQQQQSHKQSLTAAPSSSSSSSERSSPNKQQQQSNKAFSMGFSSPPHVVTTHDVSNMNSPTASVNQTSFFHALPNPEVLPESAYFFPVNNPSSTNGPVASASFSTTQGFCFSELANVVHVNNSPDLHGPCTSLLLSEIMNNNGMASRKNGQDQEMKGIKMDQLQQQLNYNGAVTTSPTTTGAVNVAVPSPMTHIQGVGEAGAAIMGAGGAAKSMVFINDVAFEVAAGPFNVREAFGDDAVLIHSSGHPVLTNEWGVTVHSLHHGAFYYLI; encoded by the exons atgGCTTCATCAAACAGACACTGGCCTAGCATGTTCAAATCCAAACCCACCCACCACCAATGGCAGCATGACGTCATCAATCCCTCTATCGTGCCAAACGGTTCATGCCACAGACCCCCATACACAACCACAACGGCTACAACATCATCAG GGATCGAAGATCAAAGGACTCCGGAGCCAAAGCCGCGGTGGAACCCTCGGCCGGAGCAGATTCGGATTCTGGAAGCTATTTTCAACTCCGGGATGGTTAATCCTCCGAGGGACGAGATAAGGAAGATCAGAGCTCAGCTCCAAGAGTACGGTCAAGTCGGTGACGCCAATGTCTTCTACTGGTTCCAGAACAGAAAATCAAGGTCCAAACACAAGCTTCGCCTGCAGCACATTAACTCAAAGCAACAGCAACAATCCCATAAACAATCACTGACTGCTGccccttcatcttcttcttcatcttcggaAAGATCCTCTCCCAACAAACAGCAGCAGCAGTCAAACAAGGCCTTCTCTATGGGGTTCTCCTCACCACCACATGTTGTTACTACTCATGATGTTTCCAACATGAACTCACCGACCGCTTCGGTCAATCAGACATCCTTTTTCCATGCTCTTCCCAACCCTGAGGTCTTGCCTGAATCAGCCTACTTCTTTCCAGTGAACAACCCTTCTTCTACCAACGGGCCGGTAGCTAGTGCTAGTTTTAGTACCACGCAAGGGTTTTGCTTTTCCGAGCTCGCGAATGTGGTTCATGTGAATAATAGTCCCGATCTTCATGGGCCTTGTACTAGTCTTTTGCTTAGTGAGATTATGAACAACAATGGGATGGCCTCAAGGAAGAATGGTCAAGATCAAGAGATGAAGGGCATCAAGATGGACCAACTGCAACAACAGCTCAATTACAATGGCGCTGTCACCACTTCTCCAACAACTACTGGTGCCGTTAACGTTGCTGTTCCATCACCCATGACTCACATTCAAG GTGTTGGTGAAGCTGGTGCTGCAATAATGGGAGCGGGAGGTGCGGCGAAATCCATGGTGTTCATAAACGACGTCGCATTCGAGGTGGCTGCGGGACCCTTCAACGTGCGTGAGGCTTTCGGAGACGACGCCGTCCTCATTCACTCTTCTGGTCACCCTGTTCTCACCAATGAGTGGGGAGTTACCGTTCACTCTCTTCACCACGGCGCATTTTATTACCTC ATTTAG